DNA from Paenibacillus phoenicis:
GAAAAAAAATCTAGTGTTTTTCGCCTCAATAAGCTTTCTGGCAAGCGTTAAAACCGATACCCAGCACAACATGCTTCCAACAAGCAAAAAAGCCCAACCGAAATGATTCGGTCAGGCTTCTTGTAACAAGCTGGCTCTTATTATTTCACGACGAGCACCGGGATCCGGGCATGCTGGACGACGTTATGGCTGACGCTGCCAAGCACGAATTCGCGGATGCCGCCCAGTCCGCGGCTGCCAATGACGATCAGATCCGCCCCGCTCTTCTGAGCGTACTCCAGAATCGTCTCTGCCGGAGCCCCTTGAACCATTTCGACTTTAGGCTCCAGACCTGCGGCCACAACGCGTTTCTTCGCTTCCTCTACCGTTCTCTCTGCGAGCTCATAGAAATCCTTGTTCATGGAAGCAGGTACCGGCACAAAGCCCTCGGCCACGTAAAAACGCGGGAAGTCGTACACATGCAGGACCTCCAGCTTGGCTTCGGGCGTCGTTTTGCACAACTCAATGGCTTTGTCCAGCGCTTTGTTTGCTGCTTTCGAACCGTCGTACGCGGCTAAAATCTTATGGAATAGCATGGAAAGCACCTCACTTGTCCCAAGAGTTTATATCATAAAATACCCATAAAGTACGGCGTTGAAAAGAAGCAGCAGCGGAATGCCCACCCGGAAGCTGAAGTGCTTCGTTTTATGGCGTTTGGTATTCATGGCAACCAGTACACCCAGCGCTCCGCCCAGTGCAGCAAGCAGAAACAGCGTTCGCTCCGGGATCCGTTCACGTCTCTGCCTCGCCCGCCTCTTGTCATCGGACATCACCAGATAGGCGACCGCATTGATAAATAGAAACCATACGAGTAACCCCGTCCTCATCTTCGCCGCCCCCTTCGAGCCCATTGCTCGGTTATTGCTTAGTATTTCCTCTTAATGGATAAATCTATTATACCTCAATCCAGAGCAATCGGCATCTTGAAGCCAATACGCCTCATACTAAAGAAAGCTCCCCGAAACGGGGAGCTGCGGACGCATAAACATTAGGATTCGTTCTTTGAAATTCCGTTCAGATTGGGCGCATATTCAGCCTGTTTCTTTGGCTTGGCCGCGATGGATGGTTCCATCAGGCT
Protein-coding regions in this window:
- a CDS encoding universal stress protein, producing MLFHKILAAYDGSKAANKALDKAIELCKTTPEAKLEVLHVYDFPRFYVAEGFVPVPASMNKDFYELAERTVEEAKKRVVAAGLEPKVEMVQGAPAETILEYAQKSGADLIVIGSRGLGGIREFVLGSVSHNVVQHARIPVLVVK
- a CDS encoding DUF1294 domain-containing protein — its product is MRTGLLVWFLFINAVAYLVMSDDKRRARQRRERIPERTLFLLAALGGALGVLVAMNTKRHKTKHFSFRVGIPLLLLFNAVLYGYFMI